Proteins from a genomic interval of Corythoichthys intestinalis isolate RoL2023-P3 chromosome 3, ASM3026506v1, whole genome shotgun sequence:
- the spinb gene encoding spindlin b, with product MNEDPPTRSQRKEDMSDNVMKRRNPHKKQKSNIEPGTTLSPGKTNIVGCRIQHVWKEGTKSSQWKGTVLDQVPVNPSLYLIKYDGLDCIYGLELHSDQRVHGLQILPDRIAPARVTDVLLANAMIGKAVEHMFETEDGPKEEWRGMVLARAPVMTSWFFITYEKDPVLYMYQLLDDYKEGDLRIMPDASESASSDREPGEVVDSLVGKQVEYAKEDGGKRSGMVIHQVEAKPSVYFIKFDDDFHIYVYDLVKTS from the exons ATGAATGAAGACCCACCTACAAGATCGCAGCGAAAGGAG GACATGTCGGACAACGTGATGAAGAGGAGGAATCCTCACAA GAAGCAGAAAAGCAACATAGAGCCCGGTACAACCTTGTCTCCGGGCAAAACAAACATTGTCGGCTGCAGGATCCAACACGTGTGGAAAGAAGGCACTAAGTCTTCACAGTGGAAGGGAACAGTCCTGGACCAGGTCCCTGTTAACCCGTCGCTTTACCTGATCAAGTATGATGGCTTGGACTGCATCTATGGCCTAGAACTACACAGCGACCAGCGGGTCCACGGGCTCCAAATTCTGCCGGACCGAATTG CTCCGGCTCGCGTGACGGACGTGCTGCTGGCGAACGCCATGATTGGCAAGGCGGTGGAGCACATGTTTGAGACTGAGGACGGGCCCAAGGAGGAGTGGCGGGGGATGGTACTGGCTCGCGCGCCCGTCATGACATCCTGGTTCTTCATCACCTACGAGAAGGACCCGGTACTCTACATGTACCAGCTGCTAGATGACTACAAAGAGGGAGACCTGCGCATCATGCCCGATGCAA GCGAGAGCGCATCGTCAGATCGCGAGCCGGGAGAGGTGGTGGACAGCTTAGTGGGCAAGCAGGTGGAGTACGCCAAAGAGGACGGAGGCAAGCGCTCGGGGATGGTGATCCATCAGGTGGAGGCCAAGCCCTCGGTTTACTTCATCAAGTTCGACGACGACTTCCACATCTACGTCTACGACCTGGTCAAGACCTCTTAA